One Melopsittacus undulatus isolate bMelUnd1 chromosome 25, bMelUnd1.mat.Z, whole genome shotgun sequence DNA segment encodes these proteins:
- the ZNHIT1 gene encoding zinc finger HIT domain-containing protein 1, which yields MVEKKPPGRVPEGAQRRVLDRAARQRRLHRQLEALESDNFGDDPQAGLPRPGKRLPNFSDTAETGKKKKKTRGDHFKLRFRKNFQALLEEQALSSGTAPDSPSYVSACAGPSRRPQRHFCSVCGFPSPFTCVTCGARFCCARCQGAHQDTRCLKWTV from the exons ATGGTGGAGAAGAAGCCTCCGG GCCGGGTGCCGGAAGGGGCCCAGCGCCGGGTCCTGGACAGGGCCGCTCGGCAGCGCCGCCTGCACCGGCAGTTGGAGGCTCTGGAGAGCGACAACTTCGGTGATGATCCCCAGGCAGGACTGCCCCGGCCCGGAAAGAGGCTGCCCAACTTCAGCGACACGGCCGAGACCG gcaagaagaagaagaagacgCGCGGGGATCACTTCAAGCTGCGCTTCCGCAAGAACTTCCAGGccctgctggaggagcag GCCCTGAGCTCAGGCACAGCCCCGGACAGCCCCAGTTACGTCTCCGCCTGCGCGGGGCCCTCGCGCCGCCCCCAGCGCCATTTCTGCAGCGTCTGCGGGTTCCCCTCCCCCTTCACCTGTGTCACGTGTGGGGCTCGATTCTGCTGCGCGCGATGCCAGGGGGCGCACCAGGACACGCG cTGCCTGAAGTGGACAGTGTGA